In one Methylocaldum szegediense genomic region, the following are encoded:
- a CDS encoding YihY/virulence factor BrkB family protein has protein sequence MPIPTHASAEDHERGRSATRPWDVPLAGWRDIAYRVKNELERDNISIVAAGVAFYALLAIFPALAAMIGIYGLVADPADVQKEIEALASIVPPEAHALLSRQLNDIASHANTALSLGVLIGLAIAIWSATKGITSLITALNIVYKEQERRSFLKLNGLALGFTFGGIVFALLAIGLIAGLPAFLSFTGLGGFLSFLFSLLRWPLLALAFVFGLAVVYHYGPCRNKPRWEWVSPGAVLAVVLWLLGSGLFSFYVSNFGNYNETYGSVGAIVILLTWFYLTAYVVLLGAELNAELERQTKEDTTEGEAEPLGERRAYAADTIGRAYGDEKADETGDVERHPKP, from the coding sequence ATGCCAATACCGACCCACGCTTCCGCAGAAGACCACGAACGGGGCCGTTCGGCAACGCGTCCCTGGGATGTTCCGCTCGCGGGATGGCGGGATATCGCTTATCGTGTCAAGAACGAACTCGAGCGCGACAATATTTCTATCGTCGCGGCCGGCGTGGCGTTCTACGCCCTGCTGGCGATTTTCCCCGCCTTGGCGGCCATGATCGGCATTTACGGTCTGGTTGCCGACCCCGCCGACGTCCAAAAAGAAATCGAGGCCTTGGCGAGCATCGTCCCGCCCGAGGCGCATGCCTTGCTGAGCCGACAACTGAACGACATTGCCAGCCATGCGAATACCGCCCTGAGCTTGGGCGTGCTGATCGGTTTGGCGATCGCGATCTGGAGCGCCACCAAGGGCATCACGTCCCTGATTACTGCGCTGAACATCGTTTACAAGGAACAGGAAAGAAGAAGCTTTCTGAAACTCAACGGTCTGGCCTTGGGCTTCACCTTCGGCGGAATCGTCTTCGCTTTGCTGGCAATAGGACTCATTGCCGGTCTGCCCGCTTTTTTGAGCTTTACCGGCCTCGGCGGCTTTCTGTCGTTCCTGTTCTCTCTTCTCCGCTGGCCGCTTCTCGCTCTCGCGTTCGTCTTCGGTTTGGCCGTTGTCTATCATTACGGCCCCTGCCGTAACAAGCCGCGCTGGGAATGGGTCAGTCCCGGCGCCGTGCTGGCAGTGGTGTTGTGGCTGTTGGGCTCCGGACTGTTTTCGTTCTATGTATCCAATTTCGGAAATTACAACGAAACCTACGGCTCGGTCGGAGCCATCGTCATTCTGCTCACCTGGTTCTATCTCACCGCTTACGTGGTGCTTCTTGGCGCCGAGCTCAACGCCGAACTGGAGCGGCAGACCAAAGAAGACACGACCGAAGGCGAAGCCGAACCTTTAGGCGAACGCCGCGCGTACGCGGCCGACACCATAGGTCGAGCCTATGGCGACGAAAAAGCAGACGAGACAGGTGATGTGGAGCGGCATCCGAAACCTTGA